From the genome of Pirellulales bacterium, one region includes:
- a CDS encoding DUF4339 domain-containing protein has protein sequence MSTWLYKIDDRQLGPVSFKDLADLVRAEKVTDGTLVCREGTTNWEPAWHVPLLFHAAGIVEPGDSPATSVVGSPLSVASDEGPPAIERIQNPKSKIQDLIRGAIAAAVGLLAVGFFDHWANQAAMAFPMPPTVVDGELIDCYFPVVGRCTMFECALLYLDVFAVAAVATWNAVGRRSG, from the coding sequence GTGAGCACCTGGCTTTACAAGATTGACGATCGGCAACTCGGCCCGGTTTCGTTTAAGGATCTGGCGGACTTGGTGCGCGCAGAGAAAGTGACGGACGGGACGCTGGTTTGCCGCGAAGGCACGACGAACTGGGAGCCAGCCTGGCATGTGCCCCTCCTGTTCCACGCGGCGGGGATCGTCGAGCCGGGCGATTCGCCGGCGACGTCAGTTGTCGGTAGTCCGTTGTCAGTTGCAAGTGACGAGGGTCCCCCGGCAATCGAAAGAATCCAAAATCCAAAATCGAAAATCCAAGATTTGATCCGCGGGGCCATTGCGGCGGCAGTCGGATTGCTGGCGGTGGGGTTCTTCGATCACTGGGCAAACCAGGCGGCGATGGCTTTTCCGATGCCGCCGACCGTCGTTGATGGGGAACTGATCGACTGCTATTTCCCGGTCGTCGGCCGCTGCACGATGTTTGAGTGCGCGCTGCTGTATCTCGATGTGTTCGCGGTGGCGGCAGTGGCGACGTGGAATGCGGTGGGCCGGAGAAGTGGTTAG